One Hevea brasiliensis isolate MT/VB/25A 57/8 chromosome 5, ASM3005281v1, whole genome shotgun sequence genomic region harbors:
- the LOC131179869 gene encoding uncharacterized protein LOC131179869: protein MKLKDLEAKNYLFQAIDRPILVTIFIKETSKAIWDCMKKKYQGSSRVKRAQLQALRRDFETLQMKDGESVTSYCARTMEISNKMRFHGEKTEGVTIVEKILRPMTPKFDYVVCSIEESKDIDALFLDELQSSLLAHEQKMNRSSTIEEQALKASASIHLTSSRGRGRGRGKGRGRRGQGNRDGSSYFKADDEQVQIKGRGHDQQFDKSKVECVRCHKLGHYRFECFTKLPNNKEKGETSNFTRKNEEQTL from the coding sequence ATGAAGTTAAAGGACTTGgaagccaaaaattacctcttccAGGCAATTGATCGTCCCATCTTGGTAACAATTTTTATTAAAGAAACCTCCAAGGCTATTTGGGATTGCATGAAAAAGAAATATCAGGGTTCCTCTAGAGTGAAGCGTGCACAGCTCCAAGCATTAAGGAGGGATTTTGAGACTCTGCAGATGAAAGATGGTGAATCTGTCACTAGTTATTGTGCTAGAACCATGGAGATAAGCAACAAAATGCGATTCCATGGAGAGAAGACGGAGGGTGTCACCATTGTGGAGAAAATATTGCGGCCCATGACACCAAAGTTTGATTATGTTGTCTGCTCAATTGAAGAATCTAAAGACATAGATGCACTCTTTCTTGATGAACTCCAAAGCTCCTTGTTGGCCCATGAACAGAAAATGAACCGTAGTTCAACTATAGAGGAGCAAGCTCTAAAGGCTTCTGCCTCTATTCATCTTACAAGTTCTAGAGGAaggggtagaggtagaggtaaagGTCGAGGAAGGAGAGGACAAGGCAACAGAGATGGCAGCAGCTACTTCAAAGCTGATGATGAACAAGTTCAAATCAAAGGCAGAGGACATGATCAACAGTTTGACAAATCTAAGGTAGAGTGCGTCAGATGTCATAAATTGGGTCATTATCGTTTTGAATGTTTTACTAAGCTGCCTAACAACAAAGAAAAGGGAGAGACATCAAATTTTACAAGAAAAAATGAAGAGCAAACTTTGTAA
- the LOC110643270 gene encoding uncharacterized protein LOC110643270, which produces MNTAFLVKLGWRLLNEEDSLCAWILNDGPLGDFAIQPVPSCIKQLTVAQMWDGQNWKWDMIHCFLPDELQVCLLSNRLICMLLLVILFLFENKIPQQIKVFLWGF; this is translated from the exons ATGAATACTgctttccttgtaaagcttggtTGGCGTCTGCTTAATGAAGAGGATAGCTTATGCGCTTGGATTTTGAATG ATGGTCCCCTTGGTGATTTCGCTATTCAACCAGTCCCAAGTTGTATCAAACAACTCACAGTTGCTCAAATGTGGGATGGGCAGAATTGGAAATGGGACATGATTCATTGCTTTCTTCCTGATGAG CTTCAGGTATGTTTACTGTCAAATCGGCTTATTTGTATGCTTCTGCTAGTGATTCTGTTTCTGTTCGAAAATAAAATCCCTCAACAGATTAAGGTCTTTTTATGGGGCTTTTGA
- the LOC110643262 gene encoding uncharacterized protein LOC110643262, which translates to MEDISKYSHSPAHFSVARRDYAALRRIISTLPSLAKAGEINTEEESLAAEERADAVSAVIDHRDVPGRETPLHLAVKLRDPISAEILMAAGADWSLQNENGWSALQEAVCTREEQIAMIIARHYQPLAWGKWCRRLPRIVASAARVRDFYMEITFHFESSVIPFIGRIAPSDTYRIWKRGSNLRADMTLAGFDGFRIQRSDQTFLFLGEGYSSEDSNISLPPASLIVLAHKEKEVTNALEGAGAQPTEAEVAHEVALMSQTNMYRPGIDVTQAELVPHLNWRRQERTEMVGNWKAKVYDMLHVMVSVKSRRVPGAMTDEELFALDDEERLGNGAENDEFDDVLTAEERKQLDTALRMGNSDGLCENEEHGVLEYQENGSGGSYENGESNGAIKEKKSWFGWKSKGSKNNIDDPEDSKILKKFSKLAPEGGNQKSIDNQKPSSEIAREELGDGKKGKDKSSKKKKKKGASSESKHESEYKKGLRPVLWLTPDFPLKTEELLPLLDILANKVKAVRRLRELLTTKLPQGTFPVKVAIPIVPTIRVLVTFTKFEELQPVEEFSTPLSSPAHFQDAKSKEAEASTSWISWMRGSHVGQSSDSDSHRYKDEVEPFNIPSDYTWVDANEKKRRMKAKKSKSKKHRKQTPARDGDGGTHHVREDVEE; encoded by the exons ATGGAAGATATCTCCAAGTATTCCCACAGTCCTGCCCACTTTTCAGTTGCACGACGTGATTATGCAGCCCTCAGGCGCATTATCTCAACCTTACCATCTCTTGCCAAGGCTGGTGAAATTAATACAGAAGAAGAGTCTCTTGCTGCTGAAGAACGAGCTGATGCTGTTTCTGCTGTCATTGATCATCGAGATGTTCCTGGTCGCGAGACTCCTTTGCATCTTGCAGTAAAATTGCGAGACCCAATCTCTGCTGAGATTTTGATGGCAGCTGGTGCAGATTGGAGCCTGCAGAATGAAAATGGTTGGAGTGCTCTTCAAGAAGCAGTTTGCACAAGAGAGGAGCAGATTGCTATGATAATTGCTCGGCATTACCAGCCTCTTGCTTGGGGAAAATGGTGTCGTAGGCTTCCACGAATTGTTGCTTCAGCAGCTCGTGTTCGTGACTTTTACATGGAGATAACATTCCATTTTGAGAGTTCAGTTATCCCATTTATTGGACGCATTGCCCCCTCAGATACTTATCGCATTTGGAAGCGTGGTTCTAACCTCCGTGCTGACATGACTCTTGCTGGGTTTGATGGTTTTCGCATTCAAAGGTCAGATCAAACATTTCTCTTCTTGGGTGAGGGGTATTCTTCGGAGGATAGTAATATATCTTTGCCACCAGCTTCTTTGATTGTTCTTGCTCACAAGGAAAAAGAAGTTACTAATGCTTTGGAGGGGGCTGGTGCCCAACCAACAGAAGCAGAAGTTGCCCATGAAGTGGCTTTAATGTCTCAAACTAATATGTATAGGCCAGGCATTGATGTCACTCAGGCAGAGCTTGTTCCGCATTTGAATTGGAGGCGGCAAGAGAGGACAGAGATGGTTGGAAATTGGAAGGCCAAAGTTTATGATATGCTTCATGTAATGGTGAGTGTGAAGTCAAGGCGGGTTCCAGGTGCAATGACTGATGAGGAGCTTTTTGCCCTGGATGATGAAGAAAGATTGGGAAATGGAGCTGAAAATGATGAGTTTGATGATGTATTGACAGCTGAGGAGAGGAAGCAGTTGGATACTGCACTTCGTATGGGAAATTCAGATGGCCTTTGTGAGAATGAGGAACATGGGGTCCTGGAGTACCAAGAAAATGGATCTGGAGGTTCTTATGAAAATGGGGAATCCAATGGTGCCATTAAAGAGAAGAAGAGTTGGTTTGGTTGGAAAAGTAAAGGTTCAAAGAACAATATTGATGATCCTGAAGATTCAAAGATCTTGAAGAAGTTTTCTAAGTTGGCACCTGAAGGTGGGAACCAGAAATCCATAGACAATCAAAAACCGTCATCTGAAATTGCTAGGGAGGAGTTGGGGGATGGCAAGAAAGGAAAGGATAAAagcagcaagaagaagaagaagaaaggggccAGTAGTGAGTCTAAGCATGAAAGTGAGTACAAGAAGGGTTTGAGACCTGTCTTGTGGCTGACACCAGATTTTCCATTGAAAACTGAGGAGCTTTTGCCTTTACTTGATATATTAGCCAACAAGGTCAAAGCCGTTAGGAGGCTTAGGGAGCTTTTGACAACTAAATTACCTCAAGGAACATTTCCTGTCAAG GTTGCCATCCCAATTGTCCCAACTATTCGGGTGCTTGTTACTTTTACAAAATTTGAGGAGCTTCAGCCAGTGGAGGAGTTCTCAACCCCCCTCTCCAGCCCAGCACATTTCCAAGATGCCAAATCCAAGGAAGCAGAAGCGTCCACATCGTGGATTTCATGGATGAGAGGGAGCCATGTTGGACAATCAAGTGATAGTGATAGTCACAGATATAAGGATGAGGTTGAACCATTCAACATACCATCTGACTATACTTGGGTTGATGCCAATGAGAAGAAACGCCGCATGAAGGCCAAGAAATCGAAGAGTAAGAAACACAGGAAACAGACTCCAGCAAGAGATGGTGATGGTGGAACACATCATGTGAGGGAAGACGTGGAAGAATAA
- the LOC110643263 gene encoding uncharacterized protein LOC110643263, which translates to MEPFGQKSLDRVVSQKALQMGSSFPCQICVVGFLCGVCLTSLFLAALTSMGTFEFGGISFSATSLGSSPPRNSSHEIINCKFKVMDEKWDNSQRTTNGVDDERISFLQSAWSASLSEAVDGESEFLQSVGLSKSAVPIAPHLENCKLSAKINERLDKHAGNETFPPWTTWKGLLDMHPASSANEQLRYFRHQSISEGAYPPWITGSDEDNYPLTRKVQRDIWIHQHPLNCRDPNVRFLVADWERLPGFGIGAQLAGMCGLLAIAIKEKRVLVTNYYNRADHDGCKGSSRSSWSCYFFPETSQECRDYAFELMSNKEARESGIVTTKDDYNSKEIWAGRTPRVWGDPWSYLQPTTEINGSLLTFHHKMDRRWWRAQAIRYLMRFQTEYTCGLMNVARNTAFGKEVAKMVLASLGDKWPKEVRNKPRSDIQEFVWSNHKPWIPRPMLSMHVRMGDKACEMKVVEFEEYMQLADRIRQRFPHLNSIWLSTEMQEVINKSKLYTSWNFYYTNVTRQVGNMTMARYEASLGRQTSTNYPLVNFLMATESDFFIGALGSTWCFLIDGMRNTGGKVMAGYLSVNKDRFW; encoded by the exons ATGGAGCCATTTGGCCAGAAATCTCTTGATAGGGTGGTGTCACAGAAAGCTCTGCAAATGGGCAGTTCTTTTCCATGTCAAATTTGTGTGGTGGGTTTTCTCTGTGGAGTCTGTCTCACCTCATTGTTTCTTGCTGCTCTTACTTCAATGGGGACTTTTGAGTTTGGTGGGATTTCATTTTCTGCCACTTCACTGGGGAGTTCACCACCAAGGAATTCAAGCCATGAAATTATCA ACTGCAAATTTAAAGTTATGGACGAGAAATGGGATAATTCACAGAGAACTACAAATGGGGTCGATGATGAGAGAATTTCATTTTTGCAATCAGCTTGGAGTGCATCACTTTCTGAAGCAGTAGATGGAGAAAGTGAATTCTTGCAGAGTGTCGGACTGAGCAAGTCTGCTGTACCTATTGCCCCTCATTTAGAGAATTGTAAATTGAGTGCAAAAATAAATGAACGTCTTGACAAGCATGCTGGAAATGAGACCTTCCCTCCCTGGACAACTTGGAAGGGGTTACTGGACATGCACCCAGCATCCTCAGCCAATGAGCAGCTTAGATACTTTAGGCATCAATCTATATCAGAAGGTGCTTATCCTCCCTGG ATTACTGGATCAGATGAAGACAATTACCCTCTCACTAGGAAAGTGCAACGTGACATATGGATCCATCAGCATCCACTAAACTGCAGGGATCCTAATGTAAGATTTCTTGTTGCTGACTGGGAAAGGTTGCCTGGCTTTGGCATTGGAGCCCAGCTAGCTGGAATGTGTGGACTTCTTGCTATTGCAATTAAAGAGAAAAGAGTCCTTGTTACAAACTACTATAATCGGGCTGACCATGATGGCTGTAAGG GTTCTTCTCGGTCTAGCTGGTCCTGTTACTTCTTTCCTGAAACATCCCAAGAATGCCGAGATTATGCTTTTGAGCTTATGAGCAATAAAGAAGCGCGGGAAAGTGGAATCGTAACTACAAAAGATGACTATAATTCAAAGGAAATATGGGCTGGACGAACTCCCAG GGTATGGGGTGATCCTTGGAGTTATTTGCAGCCAACAACAGAAATAAATGGGAGTTTGCTCACTTTTCATCATAAAATGGATCGTAGGTGGTGGAGAGCACAG GCAATACGCTACTTAATGAGATTTCAAACTGAGTATACATGTGGCTTGATGAATGTTGCCCGTAATACTGCATTTGGGAAGGAAGTTGCAAAGATGGTTCTTGCAAGTCTTGGTGATAAATGGCCAAAG GAAGTCAGAAACAAGCCAAGATCAGATATTCAAGAATTTGTATGGTCAAACCACAAACCATGGATTCCTAGGCCAATGCTAAGCATGCATGTAAGAATGGGAGACAAAGCATGTGAAATGAAGGTGGTTGAATTTGAAGAGTACATGCAACTAGCTGATCGGATCAGACAACGTTTTCCACATCTCAATAGCATTTGGCTATCAACTGAAATGCAG GAAGTTATCAATAAATCAAAACTTTACACCAGTTGGAACTTCTACTACACTAATGTGACACGCCAAGTAGGAAACATGACAATGGCCAGATATGAGGCGAGTCTGGGTAGGCAAACCAGCACAAACTATCCACTTGTTAATTTCTTGATGGCGACAGAATCAGACTTTTTCATAGGAGCATTGGGTTCTACATGGTGCTTTCTCATAGATGGCATGAGAAATACTGGAGGGAAAGTAATGGCTGGTTACCTGAGTGTAAACAAAGATCGATTCTGGTAG